AGTTATATAAAAGTATAGCTctctatttattttgtacaattaAATAGCATAATCATTAGTTTACCAAGTAATTTTGATGTCGTTTGGTTCCCTCCTATCGAGTGTTAGATACAAATtagaagtattaaatatagtttaattataaAATTAGTTACATAGATGAAGACTAAACTATGAGACGAGTCTATTAATCCTAATTAATCTATGATTCATTAACATGGCGTTATAGTAAATATTTATTAATCATAAATTTATTAGgcttaatatatttgttttaaCATTAGTCTTTATctatataattagttttataGTTAGGTAATATTTATTATTCGTAATTGATACTTAAATATTTGATTTGACATAGACTAAACTTGAAAATCAAACACACCCCACGGTTCGATTCGATGTAAACGGTGTGCAATGCAATGCATCGTGTAGCAGTAATGTTGGTAGCTGCTAGCTAGCTGGTCCTTTTCTTTTCTCCATGGAAGTTGGACCACCCATCTATCCATGAGCATGACCCACCGGTTCCATTGCATCTCCTCCATCCCATTCTTGAACTATTATTATTAGCAAGTTCTCTATCAATTGTATTGCAACAACAAATGATATAAATAGAATATTAATATTATATACAAATGGCCATGCATGCAATGAAGGTAAACGGATGGGAGTGAGAGCTTATAATTAGGAACAATGCAGTTGTTGATTGGTCACCTCATCTGATCTATTTTAttaattattattattagtagtaaTTCTCCCAGCCCCTTTTAACATTAAATAAATATAATGAATTGTAATGCTAAAACACGGAGATGCATGGCTGGCTGTTGAGAGGTTCATTGAGCAGAGCTGGGCAGGCCACCGTCCCGTCTCCCCTACCATACCATACCATACCCATCCGTGTGGCCCTCCCCCAAGGGCCAGGGCGCCAGGCCAACCAAAAGACTCCTTCCTTGCGCAGATCTCCGTCCGTCGCTCTCCGAACTCTGATTGAGGAGGAGTGaagcttcttttcttcttcctccagtcATCCCATTGCAAAAGTAGAAGCAGGGAAGGAATTGGAAGCATGAACAAGCAGCAGCAGGCGTACGGGTACGGAAATGGGCAGCAGGCCGACGTCCCAGGCTACTGCTGTTTCCATCCCCgggaggtcggcgtcggcgtctGCGCTCACTGCCTCAAGgatcgcctcctcctcctcctcgccgcTGCCAACAACAATAAGATCGACGACGACGCCCGCCGCaaaagcaggagcaggagcaggagcatctCCCTCCCCAAGGTCTTCGCGCTCGGCTCCTCCTTCCTCCAGCGCCTCGACTCCCGCCACCACCGGGGACGAGGGCGGGACAACAACTGCTactccgacgacgacgacgccaccGCCTCCGTCGCAAGCCTCGATGGTACAATCCCATCCATCTGCAGTTTGCTTGTTTCTTGTCTGCTTGCCAGATCAATGATTCAGTGGCCCGGCGGATGTGAAAAAAAAAAGATTCCTTCATCTCCATCAAATTCGAGGACAACGGCAAGGCGACGTGGGACAGCCAGAGCCAGCACAAGGCGGCAGCTCCCGCGAGGTCGTCGTCGACGACGACCATGGTAGCGGTGGAGCACGTCAAGCGTGTCGGCGTCACCCGGTGGCGCAAACAGGTGGTGGGCCGCATGCTGCAGCTGGCGCGCTGGAGGAGGTCGTCCGCCGCTGCGGGTGGGCTGGACGGCaagaaggcggcggcggcggcggctgagcGGTCCAAGGCCAGAGGGAGAGGCTGGATCCGGAGCCTCACTCGGAGGCGCGCGCACGGGGACCGGGCGTGGTAGGTCGCCGTCGTCGGTAAGGAGGCCTGGTCGGTCGGGGGCGGGGCagcccatgcatgcatgcatggtgtCCGATGGATGGATGGATCTGCGAGCTTCCCCCCTTGCTTTGGATGGAGACGTAGTAATTGCTTGCTTGTGCTTTGTACCAAGTGAGATGAGTGAGTGCCTCCTTTTACCTACTATAGGCTACTATACGTACAGTTAATAGCAGCTAGCTGTTGGTGTGGATTGCTATGCGTTAGTacttgttaaaagaaagaaagagaTATGTATATGGTGCATGCAAGACCGGCAAATTAAATAAAGTAATGCAATGCAAATACAGAATGGAAAACTAATAGAAATACATAAAACAAAAAAAGGACTGCCTTTTTAGCAGAGATTGGGACAGAGGTGCCACCAGAAAGATGCATGCATATGCACTGGGGCAACATTCGTCTTTCACAAGTGAGCAGGCAAGGTAGGCATGGTTCCACATGAGCTGATCCACACCCAACAAACAATTAATTAGCGGGGGAAGGGTCATTGAcccatatcattaccaaattaaacCCACATATAGTTGCGCGCAATGCAATTGCAACAGCAGAGCAGAAGAAAGTGATACGACCAAACTCCCAGAATTGAATCAACCAACCAACAATATGAAGTGTTCTGTTAACTAAACTACAGCCATGGGTTGCAACTTGCAACGGTAATACTCCCCCCACAGCCTACTAAATGTAGCTACAGATAAACTCTGCATGCACCAACACTTGTACTTTGGTAGTAGAAACCCACACTCCCAGACTTAAAAGGCATCTGCAAACAAAAGCATTGCATGCATACATCAGTGACAGGCAGTGGTGAAACGTGGAGCAGGGTCGATAGATTGTGCTCCTTTTTTCGATTTCCTATTCTTCCATATATATGTTTCTTCTTTGAATTTGAACTTTGGCTAGATTCACCAAACAATAAAACTTGAAAGCAACATATAGCAGCCATCAACATTGAAATCTAGTCATATCATTGAAGCAAGCAAATCTTAATTTGGTCGATCCCTCAAAGCATACCTTCAAGTACAGGTGCATGGTTTAGACATCTTTTCCGACACTGCCATCAGCCGTAGCATCACCACTAGGAG
This portion of the Zea mays cultivar B73 chromosome 2, Zm-B73-REFERENCE-NAM-5.0, whole genome shotgun sequence genome encodes:
- the LOC100276810 gene encoding uncharacterized protein LOC100276810 isoform 1 (isoform 1 is encoded by transcript variant 1) — translated: MNKQQQAYGYGNGQQADVPGYCCFHPREVGVGVCAHCLKDRLLLLLAAANNNKIDDDARRKSRSRSRSISLPKVFALGSSFLQRLDSRHHRGRGRDNNCYSDDDDATASVASLDDSFISIKFEDNGKATWDSQSQHKAAAPARSSSTTTMVAVEHVKRVGVTRWRKQVVGRMLQLARWRRSSAAAGGLDGKKAAAAAAERSKARGRGWIRSLTRRRAHGDRAW
- the LOC100276810 gene encoding uncharacterized protein LOC100276810 isoform 2 (isoform 2 is encoded by transcript variant 2), translated to MNKQQQAYGYGNGQQADVPGYCCFHPREVGVGVCAHCLKDRLLLLLAAANNNKIDDDARRKSRSRSRSISLPKVFALGSSFLQRLDSRHHRGRGRDNNCYSDDDDATASVASLDGTIPSICSLLVSCLLARSMIQWPGGCEKKKIPSSPSNSRTTARRRGTARASTRRQLPRGRRRRRPW